In Clostridium sporogenes, one genomic interval encodes:
- a CDS encoding 3D domain-containing protein: MNKKVLSFIIMLTLILSTSTSSVLAAPDTKESGDLKGTREQKKQIQQRVEKMDSEIDSVINEIDKNKQLMNKVNKDVKDTENKLNQVKSNVKAKEDLFGKRVRAMYISGGDSYLDILLASESLSDFMSRIDTVSKIMKFDKNVVIKLKEEKEAIVKEKENLDEEKNKLVSLKKSNEVTLLRLNKSVEEEKKALSNVKEKENQIVASEAAKAKEAEENSKQAKEVASNNSNSSNGETLSRGESNSTAYSKVMVMEATAYAGDGITASGNGTSRNPNGYSTIAVDPRVIRIGTRVYVEGYGYAIAHDTGGAIKGNRIDLFMNSEAECNSWGRRTVKVYIIG, translated from the coding sequence TTGAATAAAAAAGTTTTATCTTTTATTATAATGTTAACCCTAATTTTAAGTACAAGTACTAGCAGTGTATTGGCCGCACCAGATACTAAAGAGTCAGGGGATTTAAAAGGAACTAGAGAGCAAAAGAAGCAAATACAGCAAAGAGTTGAAAAAATGGACAGCGAAATTGATAGTGTAATAAATGAAATTGATAAAAATAAGCAACTTATGAATAAGGTTAATAAAGATGTTAAAGATACAGAAAATAAATTAAATCAGGTAAAAAGTAATGTAAAAGCCAAAGAAGATTTGTTTGGTAAAAGAGTACGGGCTATGTATATAAGTGGTGGAGATAGCTATTTAGATATACTTTTAGCCTCAGAAAGTTTAAGTGATTTTATGTCAAGGATAGATACAGTTTCAAAAATAATGAAATTTGATAAAAATGTTGTTATTAAGTTAAAGGAAGAAAAAGAAGCTATAGTAAAGGAAAAAGAAAACTTAGATGAAGAGAAAAATAAATTAGTATCCTTAAAGAAGAGCAATGAAGTTACTTTATTGAGACTTAATAAGAGTGTAGAAGAAGAAAAGAAAGCTCTTAGTAACGTAAAAGAAAAAGAAAATCAAATAGTAGCTAGTGAAGCCGCAAAGGCTAAAGAAGCTGAAGAGAATAGTAAGCAAGCTAAAGAGGTTGCATCTAATAATAGCAACAGTTCAAATGGGGAAACTTTATCTCGAGGAGAATCAAACTCTACGGCCTATTCAAAAGTAATGGTAATGGAAGCAACTGCATATGCAGGAGATGGCATAACTGCTTCAGGAAACGGAACAAGTAGAAATCCTAATGGATATAGTACCATAGCTGTAGATCCTAGAGTAATACGCATAGGAACTAGAGTGTATGTAGAAGGTTATGGATATGCTATTGCCCATGATACTGGTGGTGCCATTAAAGGTAATAGAATAGATTTGTTTATGAACTCAGAGGCTGAATGTAATAGTTGGGGAAGAAGAACTGTAAAAGTTTATATAATAGGATAG
- the glsA gene encoding glutaminase A: MNRLLRTIIENNRKWIGEGKVASYIPELSKMDKNLLGISVCTLGGEEYWEGDAEVKFTIQSISKIVTLMLAIIDNGEDYVFSKVGMEPTETAFNSIVNLEAKESQKPINPMINAGAIVVASMVAGKDSDEKVERILKFTRKISGNNNIDINLNVYESEKETGHRNRALAYFMKSTGALEGNVEEVLDVYFKQCSIEITCKDLARIGIMLANDGVSPYTGDRIVPRYVARIVKTIMVTCGMYDASGNFAVHIGIPAKSGVGGGILACAPRRMGIGVLGTALDEKGNSIAGIKILEELSKQLDLSIF, from the coding sequence ATGAACAGACTACTTAGGACGATTATAGAAAATAATAGAAAGTGGATAGGGGAAGGAAAGGTTGCTTCATATATTCCCGAACTTTCTAAAATGGATAAAAATTTACTAGGCATTTCTGTATGTACCTTAGGGGGAGAGGAATATTGGGAAGGAGATGCTGAAGTCAAATTTACAATTCAAAGTATATCAAAAATAGTAACTTTAATGTTAGCTATAATAGACAATGGAGAGGATTATGTTTTTTCAAAGGTAGGAATGGAACCTACAGAAACAGCTTTTAATTCTATAGTAAATTTAGAAGCAAAAGAATCTCAGAAACCTATAAATCCAATGATAAATGCTGGTGCCATAGTTGTAGCTTCTATGGTAGCTGGAAAAGATTCTGATGAAAAGGTTGAAAGAATTTTAAAGTTTACTAGAAAAATAAGCGGTAACAATAACATTGATATAAATCTAAATGTATATGAGTCTGAAAAAGAAACAGGACACAGAAACAGAGCACTTGCGTACTTTATGAAAAGTACAGGAGCCCTTGAGGGGAATGTAGAAGAAGTTTTAGATGTATATTTTAAACAATGTTCCATAGAAATTACTTGTAAAGATTTAGCTAGAATAGGAATTATGTTGGCCAATGATGGTGTATCTCCTTATACTGGTGATAGAATAGTTCCAAGGTATGTGGCTAGAATTGTAAAAACTATAATGGTGACCTGTGGTATGTACGATGCATCAGGAAATTTTGCTGTACATATTGGAATACCTGCTAAAAGTGGAGTTGGAGGAGGCATACTTGCCTGTGCTCCAAGAAGAATGGGTATAGGAGTTCTAGGTACAGCTTTAGATGAAAAAGGTAATAGTATAGCTGGAATTAAGATATTAGAAGAGCTTTCAAAGCAATTAGATTTAAGCATTTTTTAA
- a CDS encoding 4Fe-4S binding protein → MNFSFSSFLKKYSYIILIFFIIAGMFNPTIALTAIICMLGPIFLAILGKGRFWCGNICPRGSFFDNVLINFSRKNRVPKFLKSKLFRIFVIIFMFYMFGSGIYKNWGNAIGIGMVFYRMIVVTTFVGIILSFFYNNRTWCNFCPMGSIASLISYSKEDRKKLTVSSSCISCKLCKTICPMGIVPYDYKGYPIEHPDCIQCGKCINICPKNAIG, encoded by the coding sequence ATGAATTTTTCTTTTTCTAGTTTTTTGAAAAAATATAGTTATATTATTCTTATATTTTTTATAATAGCAGGTATGTTTAATCCTACAATAGCTTTAACAGCTATTATTTGTATGCTAGGTCCTATTTTCTTAGCCATTTTAGGTAAAGGAAGGTTTTGGTGCGGAAATATCTGTCCGAGAGGTAGTTTCTTTGACAATGTTCTAATTAATTTTAGTAGAAAAAATAGAGTTCCTAAATTTCTTAAATCTAAACTTTTCAGAATATTTGTTATTATATTTATGTTTTACATGTTTGGAAGTGGAATATATAAAAACTGGGGAAATGCTATAGGTATAGGTATGGTTTTCTACAGAATGATTGTAGTTACAACCTTTGTAGGCATTATATTAAGTTTTTTCTATAATAATAGAACTTGGTGTAATTTTTGTCCTATGGGAAGTATTGCATCTCTGATATCTTATTCTAAGGAGGATAGAAAAAAATTAACTGTATCTTCAAGTTGCATTTCTTGTAAACTTTGCAAAACAATTTGCCCTATGGGTATAGTTCCTTATGATTATAAAGGATATCCAATCGAGCATCCTGATTGTATCCAATGTGGGAAATGTATAAATATTTGTCCTAAAAATGCCATAGGATAA
- a CDS encoding universal stress protein translates to MEKLKVLVPVDSSERSNYSLNLLKNMFDKKQVEVTLINVKEVQVNNIFLIQQQIKKLKSKSEKVMEEAKQKIKNIGYEYEMYSCFGIPADKIVEKAEKDNFDMIVMAKSNRKGLEKMKGSVTTKVVKTSEVPVIIV, encoded by the coding sequence ATGGAAAAATTAAAAGTTTTAGTTCCAGTGGATTCATCTGAAAGAAGCAATTATTCTTTAAATTTATTAAAAAATATGTTTGATAAAAAACAGGTGGAAGTTACTTTAATAAATGTTAAAGAAGTTCAGGTAAATAATATTTTTTTAATTCAACAACAAATTAAAAAACTTAAAAGTAAAAGTGAAAAGGTTATGGAGGAAGCAAAGCAAAAGATCAAAAATATTGGATATGAATATGAAATGTATTCATGTTTTGGGATACCAGCGGATAAAATAGTAGAAAAAGCAGAAAAAGATAATTTTGATATGATAGTTATGGCTAAATCTAATAGAAAAGGCTTAGAAAAAATGAAAGGTTCTGTAACTACCAAAGTAGTTAAAACTTCTGAAGTGCCAGTAATTATTGTTTAA
- a CDS encoding methyl-accepting chemotaxis protein codes for MKLRKKLVLSFSIILFLFSIIMFSTVYITVNNMANKNFLKNIKDNANLGYSYLDSKYPGKWNIKGDKLYKGEELINNNFYVVDNIKEQTRSLVTIFMKDTRVSTNVISSDGKRAVGTKASKEVLEKVLDKGEEFQGTAKVAGKDVLTYYKPIKDSNSKIIGMWFIGVEKETIKKEVWKILSYILFIILIVLIIGIILFNFIGNNIVKNIYSFNEYLKNMSQGDFNKELNIKYLKLKDELGQMFNNLEYMQIAIKDILKEVISDSKDSIKSNEDVFILIDQLSSNVEQVTSTTEEISAAMEETAASAEEINATANEIEKSIEVIANKIEETYKKSEDISNKANKLKKDAENSRKEAFNLYKTNEKELSEAIEKSKSVEKINVLSEAILKITEQTNLLALNAAIEAARAGEAGKGFSVVAEEIRKLAEESNNTANEIQEITKIVVSAVENLANNSNKILTFIDGKVVKDYENLVTIGEMYSSDAEYYKAVSENISSTTEEVLTSMKNVIESIDSVTIAANEAADGTSNIAKSANDILEESNNVKCKSEESMSNSEKLINSISKFKI; via the coding sequence ATGAAACTCAGAAAAAAACTTGTACTGTCTTTTTCAATAATACTTTTTTTGTTTTCTATAATTATGTTTTCAACGGTTTATATTACAGTTAATAACATGGCAAATAAAAATTTTTTGAAAAATATAAAAGATAATGCTAATTTAGGATACTCTTATCTAGATTCAAAGTATCCTGGTAAATGGAATATAAAAGGAGATAAACTTTATAAAGGAGAAGAATTAATTAATAATAATTTTTATGTGGTGGATAACATAAAAGAACAAACAAGAAGCTTAGTAACTATATTTATGAAGGACACTAGAGTATCTACAAATGTAATTAGTAGTGATGGAAAAAGAGCTGTAGGAACTAAGGCTTCAAAAGAGGTATTAGAAAAGGTTTTAGATAAAGGTGAGGAGTTCCAGGGGACTGCAAAGGTAGCTGGCAAGGATGTTTTAACCTACTATAAACCTATAAAAGATTCTAATTCTAAAATTATAGGTATGTGGTTTATAGGGGTAGAAAAAGAAACTATTAAAAAAGAAGTTTGGAAAATATTAAGTTACATTCTTTTCATTATATTAATTGTATTAATTATAGGAATAATATTATTTAATTTTATAGGTAATAACATAGTTAAAAATATATATTCCTTTAATGAATATCTTAAAAATATGTCTCAGGGAGATTTTAATAAGGAATTAAATATTAAATATTTAAAACTAAAAGATGAATTAGGGCAAATGTTTAATAATTTAGAATATATGCAAATAGCCATAAAGGATATATTAAAGGAAGTAATTAGTGATTCAAAAGATTCTATAAAGTCTAATGAGGATGTATTTATACTTATAGACCAATTATCATCAAATGTAGAGCAAGTTACATCAACTACAGAAGAAATATCCGCAGCAATGGAGGAGACCGCAGCTTCAGCAGAGGAAATAAACGCTACAGCTAATGAAATAGAAAAGTCTATAGAAGTAATAGCTAATAAAATAGAAGAAACCTATAAAAAATCTGAGGATATAAGCAATAAAGCAAATAAATTAAAAAAAGATGCTGAAAACTCTAGGAAGGAAGCCTTTAATTTGTATAAAACTAATGAAAAAGAATTAAGTGAAGCTATAGAAAAATCAAAATCAGTAGAAAAAATTAATGTATTGTCAGAAGCAATACTTAAAATAACAGAGCAGACTAATCTTTTAGCTTTAAATGCTGCTATTGAAGCTGCTAGAGCAGGGGAAGCAGGAAAAGGATTTTCAGTAGTAGCAGAGGAAATAAGAAAACTGGCAGAAGAATCTAATAATACAGCTAATGAAATTCAAGAGATTACAAAAATTGTAGTTAGCGCAGTAGAAAATTTAGCAAATAATTCTAATAAGATATTGACATTTATAGATGGAAAAGTAGTAAAAGACTATGAGAATTTAGTTACAATAGGTGAAATGTATAGTAGTGATGCAGAATACTATAAGGCTGTATCTGAAAATATAAGTTCCACTACAGAAGAAGTCTTAACCTCTATGAAAAACGTTATAGAATCTATAGATAGTGTAACTATAGCCGCTAATGAAGCAGCAGATGGTACAAGTAATATAGCTAAAAGTGCAAATGATATATTGGAAGAAAGCAACAATGTTAAATGTAAATCAGAAGAATCTATGTCTAATTCTGAAAAATTAATAAACTCAATTTCTAAATTTAAAATATAA
- a CDS encoding YtxH domain-containing protein: MKRNKNTIGKILGATIAVASSVFIAKKLNNKRKTNNFEKMEYNKAFKNKIHNIKNEGDNLKNKIRDKGKNIKENLKDKSEKTEEKLNITGEDINNIYEEGKNEFQETMEDSRDFYEDLKECPKDIYDDVKEESKDFYENIKEKTKNKYEETK; the protein is encoded by the coding sequence ATGAAAAGAAATAAGAATACTATAGGTAAAATTCTAGGTGCTACAATAGCTGTAGCAAGTTCTGTATTTATAGCTAAAAAACTTAACAACAAACGTAAAACAAATAATTTTGAAAAAATGGAGTATAACAAAGCTTTTAAAAACAAAATTCATAACATAAAAAATGAAGGGGATAACCTCAAAAATAAAATAAGAGATAAAGGAAAGAATATTAAAGAAAATTTAAAGGATAAATCTGAAAAAACAGAAGAAAAACTAAATATAACTGGCGAAGATATAAATAACATATATGAAGAAGGTAAAAATGAATTCCAAGAAACTATGGAAGATTCTAGAGATTTTTATGAAGATTTAAAGGAATGCCCAAAGGATATTTATGATGATGTTAAAGAAGAATCTAAGGATTTTTATGAAAACATAAAAGAAAAAACTAAAAATAAATATGAAGAAACTAAATAA
- a CDS encoding zinc-ribbon domain-containing protein codes for MADKNITCKDCGKEFVFTEGEQEFYKEKGFENEPQRCPDCRRARKQARNNNRSFR; via the coding sequence ATGGCAGATAAGAATATCACATGTAAAGATTGCGGAAAAGAATTTGTTTTCACAGAAGGAGAACAAGAATTCTACAAAGAAAAGGGATTCGAAAACGAACCACAAAGATGCCCAGATTGTAGAAGAGCTAGAAAGCAAGCTAGAAACAACAACAGATCTTTTAGATAA